The window tttatatcctacaatataaattctaaactttaaaagatatattataggttctaaattataaaatttagacTTAATCTGGATGATATACATCATATATAGTGTATTGGTTGGATGTATAGTATAATTTCTCTATCAATCAACAATTGATAATGtaatttctaaattttaaaagataaattatagattctaaattataaagtttagatcTATTAAATGATTATAGATTCTAAAGTCAGATCTATCAAATTATTCACTTGGTATAAATTTGAGAATCTGTTTCGATTTTTCTCGATTAAGCCCTAGGCGTTTTTAGCTGCCTAGTGTTGTTTAGGTTGCCTAGCCAGTGCCTAAATGACGTCTAAGTTGCTTGGGTAGCGCCTAGTTTGCTTGGATAGTTAGGGATGTGAACTGGAcgggatgggaaatgcatttTCCATCCCATTTCCCTTACACGATCTCTTTAGGATTGATCGTGTTGACGATGGTTCAGGTAGTATGATGCCCAGTTGAACAATTGACATCTTAGGTTTATTTATGTACTTGAGAGTCTCTTCGGCAAGCTCCAACTTTTCTTTAACATCGACCATTTGGATGGCCTGCTCTTCTCGAATGACACTGACAACGTCATGGATAGATCCCAGGTTTTTGGCCAGTCACCGGAAGATTACGCCTAAGAGCCTTTGTTGTTGGGAGTCTAAGGCCTCAGTATCCTCTGCCATATCACGATTAACCTAAAACTACTATCGTGCGTCTTCTTTTGCAGTTATCTAAACTCTAGAGGCAAGGAGTGTACTGGAGGAATGGAGTTGGATGGAACTACTTAAGCGAGTCATTACTGATGTTTGTTCCACGCTCACCACACCAATTTGATGTGGTTGAATTCTGAAAGTCCATTTGAAGACCTGCAATTGGACAGAAACAAGGTCAATGTGGGATCATTGTCCGAATAATCCACTCTGATGTGTCAGTCAGTTTATGAAAGGTCTAACAATTAATCACAACCAGTAACATAAAAACTGTAATGTAAGCTTAATAGAATGAATGAAGTTATGTACCTTAAACTAATCTTACTCTGTTTATACTATGATCGGACAGTAGAAGGCAGTTGATAGTTGAGGAGTGGGATGCGCTACGTGTCACGTGTTGATAGGTGAACGTGCATCCAAATACCGGGCCTGATATTCGTCAAGCCTACTACGCCCGAGATTCACGAGTTTCAGACGTGATTGTTGTAAGGAACAAATCCTTAACTAAGTCTTCCAAGGCTTTCCAAGTCGAGGTCTCTAATACAGAGTCATATTATCCAGTTTAGCGTTGAGTCGTATTATCCAATTGACTAGGTCTTTAGAGACATCATGTGTTCCCCATGTGTTGAACCTTTAAGTGTACTGTGAtgagtttatatttttttgatatCACTAtctatataataaaaattcatattaaaaaaaattaataatattttaattatatatataaataaatttatataaaaataatatcaaagctaattttattaaattttataattatttaattaatatttttttttgttatttttaaccttaaaaaacatatataaactcataatttagggataaagtgcaaaagtACCTCTAATGTTTAtaatcatgagcaattttactcatcaTGTTAGAAGCCAATATCGATTTTACCCCTCACGTTGACgagttgggttaatttgagaaataattcatcaaattgtcttttcaatcatgaatcttgttatctatacttcacatgttcgttattttattactaATTAGCAATAGATAacaaatatatgattaaacgtgatttttttttaaaaatatacctTTTTTTGCGATTTGgataaaaaatcatatattttaccgaatttataaatattaatattcaattctattattaaattataaaaatatgaaatatctttTTTAGAATCAACGGATAtgattggtgcaaaataaagaacaatatatatatatatatatatatatgttttataataatgtctgaaattgaaaCTTACCagcgttaaagataaaattgctctttgctgTCAACATTATAAgtaaatttatatcattttagacgttaaagttAAAATTGCTTAATTTATAGAgcaaaatacgaaaaaaatGCTCATGGTTTGCCTTATTTGCTAATAGAGGTccgtgatttaaaagtttgcaaatagagatatgtgatatgtttttttaacaaaacaaagtgtttaaaattaaactttttaagtaattgattacaataaaagtattttttaatttttttaattatatttatatattgacaaaatacagatcccaaaatcaaattataactgtgtaaaatgaacttaaatatcaattttagttcataaattgtcaaattagtaaaaaatgtaaaattctactatattatttattgtttcaatTTAGGAAGTTTTTTTTAGAGATCGTATTTtactaatatataaaaatattttttttaaaatgattttttttaattataatcaaaacttaactatataattataatattttattttataaataaaacatactagaaaaacaaagttttaaCCGGATACATCTGTTTTGGttttagataatttttttttttttttttatgtaagtTCACTGTAAAGTAGACCTGGACATGGACCGGGTCTGTCGGACTTTTAATAAAGCTTGACGAggccaagcccagcccagcccataaaaaatttagtcaaacctgaGCTCGATCTACGATATGAATTCCAACCCGCCTGTCCAAACCCAtttgtatattaaaaaaaatacaattaaatttttaaatgtttataaaaatatatttatgcttatatttatatattataatttatataaattatatatcatAACaaacttaatttataaaattataattttacagAGActgtatttataaatttaatttatatatcacatcaaacttaatttataaaaatgatatataacaGCAaactattttttaaaacaatatataacagcataaaaatgatatataacagcaaacttttttttttttaaaacaatatATAACAGCaaacttaatttataaaaatatatttatctttatatttatatattatatagtatATTGGGCCGGATCGGCCCGATGCTAAGTCCATTTATCTTTTAGCAGGCTTACACAGATTTGGATCCGACCAGACCTAACAATATTTGAATACATCCAAATCCGATTAAATGGGTTTGGGTCTGGATGGACGGGGCCATGTCCAGATCTACTGTAAAAGGACTTATTCAAACCACATGTGCTTTCCTGATCCCATATTCTAAACTTCTACAGATTACGTTCCCGAGAACGCTAAAATCCAATCTAAACCGCCCGCGTCCATCTCTCTTGCTAGATAAATCATCGAACGGCCAAAGTCATTCCAGATCATCAATCCGCACGGTACTTTGATTGACCAATCAGAACCATCCTTGCGTCCCTATATAATATATCTCCTCCGAAAATCTGAATCATAAGTCGCAAACAGAAAGAACGAAAGAAAAGAATTAATTCACTCTttcctcatttttttttttgtgtggtGTTGTAATCAATGGCGAAGGCAGAGAAGAAGCCAGCGGAGAAGAAGACCGTAGGGGAGAAATCTCCAGCTGCTGCGGCAGAGAAGCGACCGAAGGCGGAGAAGAAGATTACTAAAGAAGGCGgcgagaaaaagaagaagaaagcaaaGAAGAGCGTAGAGACTTACAAGATCTACATATTCAAGGTTTTGAAGCAGGTTCATCCTGACATCGGGATCTCGAGCAAGGCCATGGGTATCATGAACAGTTTCATCAACGATATTTTCGAGAAACTCGCGCAAGAGTCGTCTCGATTGGCCAGGTATAACAAGAAGCCGACCATCACGTCTAGGGAGATCCAGACGGCTGTGAGATTGGTTCTTCC is drawn from Euphorbia lathyris chromosome 9, ddEupLath1.1, whole genome shotgun sequence and contains these coding sequences:
- the LOC136205210 gene encoding probable histone H2B.3, which produces MAKAEKKPAEKKTVGEKSPAAAAEKRPKAEKKITKEGGEKKKKKAKKSVETYKIYIFKVLKQVHPDIGISSKAMGIMNSFINDIFEKLAQESSRLARYNKKPTITSREIQTAVRLVLPGELAKHAVSEGTKAVTKFTSS